In Argiope bruennichi chromosome 4, qqArgBrue1.1, whole genome shotgun sequence, a single window of DNA contains:
- the LOC129966774 gene encoding uncharacterized protein LOC129966774, which yields MNSSDINGSCLFDGKSEIYTEFDCHLSNHDSEGQNVTKQSALDVVQSESMRRLNKNDASVDEKMALLKTSSFVVSPETYKALMDSLYTSRLWFLRARNITMNQLNVYKEEAIEHMHEIKSIIHEEMENPEASVGSLAQELVKTGTEVIRNQQALNRIEMEELLKNLDGLLDTLSSDIKEVKNLAEPDSDEESKNRSYVDLIFDYGHWCLFVLCAPIVLIIGLSRYVPAFQKY from the coding sequence ATGAATAGCTCGGACATAAATGGCAGTTGCCTTTTTGAtggaaaatcagaaatttatacAGAATTTGATTGCCATCTCTCAAATCATGATAGTGAAGgacaaaatgtaacaaaacaaTCAGCACTTGATGTTGTTCAAAGTGAATCAATGAGAAGGCTAAATAAGAATGATGCGAGTGTGGATGAAAAAATGGCATTACTAAAAACAAGTTCTTTTGTAGTATCACCTGAAACTTATAAGGCACTAATGGATAGCTTGTATACATCTAGACTGTGGTTTCTGAGAGCCAGAAATATTACAATGAATCAACTTAATGTCTACAAAGAGGAGGCCATTGAGCATATGCATGAAATAAAGAGTATCATTCATGAAGAGATGGAAAATCCGGAAGCTTCTGTTGGATCATTAGCTCAAGAGTTAGTCAAGACTGGCACTGAAGTCATCAGAAATCAACAAGCCTTGAACAGAATAGAGATGgaagagttattaaaaaatttggatgGCTTGTTAGATACATTAAGTTCTGATATTAAGGAAGTCAAAAACCTAGCAGAGCCTGATTCTGATGAAGAAAGCAAGAACAGATCTTACGTGGATTTAATCTTCGATTATGGTCATTGGTGTTTGTTCGTTCTATGTGCTCctattgttttaattataggGCTATCTCGATACGTACCagcatttcagaaatattaa